A single region of the Streptomyces sp. NBC_00236 genome encodes:
- a CDS encoding glycoside hydrolase family 19 protein, whose amino-acid sequence MIKRIMGLLAALVAVVATVVILPATTASAAACAAAWNSSSVYTGGGAASYNGHNWTAKWWTQNEKPGSSDVWADQGSCGSGGGTDPGDPGSSTGFVVSEAQFNQMFPGRSSFYTYSGLTAALSAYPGFANTGSDTVKKQEAAAFLANVSHETGGLVYVVEQNTANYPHYCDTSQSYGCPAGQAAYYGRGPIQLSWNFNYKAAGDALGIDLLGNPYLVEQNASVAWKTGLWYWNTQNGPGTMTAHNAMVNGAGFGETIRSINGSLECNGGNPAQVQSRIDKYRAFVQILGTTAGANLSC is encoded by the coding sequence ATGATCAAACGCATCATGGGCCTGCTCGCCGCGCTGGTCGCGGTCGTCGCGACGGTCGTCATCCTCCCCGCCACCACCGCCTCGGCGGCCGCGTGCGCGGCTGCCTGGAACTCCTCCTCCGTCTATACGGGCGGCGGAGCCGCCTCGTACAACGGGCACAACTGGACCGCCAAGTGGTGGACCCAGAACGAGAAGCCCGGCAGTTCCGACGTCTGGGCCGACCAGGGCAGCTGTGGAAGCGGCGGCGGCACGGACCCCGGTGACCCGGGCTCGTCCACCGGCTTCGTCGTCAGCGAGGCGCAGTTCAACCAGATGTTCCCGGGCCGCAGTTCCTTCTACACGTACAGCGGCCTGACCGCCGCGCTGAGCGCCTACCCGGGCTTCGCCAACACCGGCAGCGACACGGTGAAGAAGCAGGAGGCCGCCGCCTTCCTCGCCAACGTCAGCCATGAGACGGGCGGCCTGGTGTACGTGGTCGAGCAGAACACGGCCAACTACCCGCACTACTGCGACACCAGCCAGTCCTACGGCTGTCCCGCGGGCCAGGCCGCGTACTACGGGCGCGGTCCGATCCAGCTCAGCTGGAACTTCAACTACAAGGCCGCCGGGGACGCCCTCGGCATCGACCTGCTGGGCAACCCCTACCTGGTCGAGCAGAACGCCTCCGTGGCCTGGAAGACCGGCCTCTGGTACTGGAACACCCAGAACGGCCCCGGCACCATGACGGCCCACAACGCCATGGTGAACGGCGCCGGATTCGGCGAGACGATCCGCTCGATCAACGGCTCCCTGGAGTGCAACGGCGGCAACCCCGCCCAGGTCCAGAGCCGCATCGACAAGTACCGGGCCTTCGTGCAGATCCTCGGCACCACGGCCGGAGCGAACCTCAGCTGCTGA
- the dnaN gene encoding DNA polymerase III subunit beta, whose product MEFRIERGELTDAVAWAARVLPTRSPVPVLGGLLLEAADGRLRISGLDYEASARIDVSAETVRPGKVLVMGRRLLDVCRVLPEGAVECAVEGSRFTVTGSGAGFGLSVLPLDDYPALPPLPDVLGAVDGQEFAAAVADVAVATGRDDTLPTLTGIRLGLDGDRMTLAATDRYRFAVRRLAWKPAAADVSADVVVPSRRLVEIARSFGRAGLVSLALDGGSAGFELDGMRTTVRLLDGRLPRHDKLFAMKDPVAAVTDREPLVEAVKRVSVVADGDSPLQLAFRNGSVLLQAGYEDDVASQRLPAELTGTDELTVAFNPSYLMDALASFDAPVIRFRLMGPGQRAMVTGHATREDAAGPAEGAHQHLLMSVKPLM is encoded by the coding sequence ATGGAGTTCCGGATCGAACGCGGCGAACTCACGGACGCTGTGGCCTGGGCGGCCCGGGTGCTGCCGACGAGATCGCCCGTCCCCGTGCTGGGCGGACTGCTGCTGGAAGCGGCGGACGGCAGGCTCCGCATCTCCGGCCTCGACTACGAGGCGTCCGCCCGCATCGACGTTTCGGCCGAGACCGTCCGGCCCGGCAAGGTGCTGGTCATGGGCCGCCGGCTGCTGGACGTGTGCCGGGTGCTGCCCGAGGGGGCGGTGGAGTGCGCGGTCGAGGGGTCCCGGTTCACGGTGACGGGCAGCGGCGCGGGCTTCGGACTGTCGGTCCTGCCGCTCGACGACTACCCGGCCCTGCCGCCGCTGCCCGATGTGCTCGGGGCGGTGGACGGGCAGGAGTTCGCGGCGGCCGTCGCCGACGTGGCGGTGGCCACGGGGAGGGACGACACCCTGCCGACGCTGACCGGGATCCGGCTGGGGCTCGACGGGGACCGGATGACCCTGGCGGCCACGGACCGGTACCGCTTCGCGGTCCGCCGGCTCGCGTGGAAGCCCGCGGCGGCGGACGTCTCGGCCGATGTCGTCGTCCCGTCCCGCAGGCTCGTGGAGATCGCCCGCTCCTTCGGCCGGGCGGGCCTGGTCAGCCTTGCGCTGGACGGCGGTTCGGCCGGCTTCGAGCTGGACGGCATGCGCACGACGGTGCGGCTCCTGGACGGCCGGCTGCCGCGCCACGACAAGCTGTTCGCGATGAAGGACCCGGTCGCGGCCGTCACCGACCGCGAGCCGCTGGTCGAGGCGGTGAAGCGGGTCTCGGTGGTGGCGGACGGGGACAGCCCGTTGCAACTCGCCTTCCGGAACGGCTCGGTGCTCCTCCAGGCCGGGTACGAGGACGATGTCGCGTCCCAGCGGCTGCCCGCGGAGCTGACGGGCACGGACGAGCTGACGGTCGCCTTCAACCCGTCGTACCTGATGGACGCGCTGGCCTCCTTCGACGCCCCGGTCATCCGGTTCAGGCTGATGGGGCCGGGGCAGCGCGCCATGGTCACCGGGCACGCGACGCGGGAGGACGCGGCAGGTCCGGCGGAGGGGGCCCACCAGCACCTGCTGATGTCGGTGAAGCCGCTGATGTAG
- a CDS encoding glycoside hydrolase family 19 protein: MSGRHAEPVRAPCRRSEQRLNRIKSLLTALGAVVATAVFLPVPAHAAPADPAACAPLWNSSTAYTAGGAVAHHGRNWTAKWWTLGENPGATAVWSDRGACTGGVSDFVVSEAEFDEIFPDRAPFYTYQGLIDALHAYPRFANTGTEAMRGREAAAFLTHADFESVGLQYVKEINEANYWIKCDYSQPFGCPAGRSAYYGRGPIMFSWNFNYKAAGDALGLDLLNDPWLVERDPSVAWQTALWYWNTQNGPGTMTSHDAMVGGAGFGETIRSLNGALECDGGNPASVRARVATYKRITGIIGTRPGSHLTC, translated from the coding sequence ATGTCCGGACGGCATGCGGAGCCTGTTCGGGCGCCCTGCCGAAGGAGTGAGCAGCGCTTGAACCGCATCAAGAGCCTTCTGACCGCACTGGGTGCCGTCGTCGCGACGGCGGTCTTCCTCCCCGTCCCCGCGCACGCCGCCCCCGCCGATCCCGCCGCGTGTGCGCCCCTCTGGAACTCCTCGACCGCCTATACGGCCGGTGGCGCCGTCGCCCATCACGGCCGCAACTGGACGGCGAAGTGGTGGACGCTGGGCGAGAATCCGGGCGCCACCGCCGTCTGGTCCGACCGCGGGGCCTGTACGGGCGGGGTCTCCGACTTCGTCGTCAGCGAGGCCGAGTTCGACGAGATCTTTCCGGATCGCGCCCCCTTCTACACGTACCAGGGCCTGATCGACGCCCTGCACGCCTACCCGCGCTTCGCGAACACCGGAACCGAGGCGATGCGGGGCCGGGAGGCTGCCGCCTTCCTGACGCACGCCGACTTCGAATCGGTCGGCCTCCAGTACGTGAAGGAGATCAATGAGGCCAACTACTGGATCAAGTGCGACTACAGCCAGCCGTTCGGCTGCCCGGCCGGCCGGTCCGCGTACTACGGGCGCGGACCGATCATGTTCAGCTGGAACTTCAACTACAAGGCGGCGGGCGACGCGCTCGGCCTCGATCTGCTGAACGATCCCTGGCTGGTGGAGCGGGATCCGTCCGTCGCCTGGCAGACCGCGCTCTGGTACTGGAACACCCAGAACGGCCCCGGCACCATGACCTCGCACGACGCCATGGTCGGCGGCGCGGGCTTCGGCGAGACGATCCGGTCGCTCAACGGGGCGCTGGAATGCGACGGCGGCAACCCCGCGTCCGTGCGGGCGCGGGTTGCGACGTACAAGCGGATCACGGGCATCATCGGCACCCGCCCCGGTTCGCATCTCACATGTTGA
- a CDS encoding helix-turn-helix domain-containing protein, which produces MHGLARSGGSPELLRWLSGRADGWAGLLGGDGTVLHGVARAPDSSAVGSAALAAEGARELTALGARSLSFDKDAHTALLYSLNAPPDVPAPVLAVVGRRPLPEGLSLLLADAALPLALCWAAETVERKRRRVDLAESRGREAVLHLLMTGQLSIAHQVAGALKPSLPDPVRVCVVECSGRDRDEVARICTDLSGGRSWIVRCPVYARHLILIVPARPGQADGQLGPRVASVVDDCVVGISEDVALADTATAYRQAFHALAVARGLPERHAHFGSAPGLALVTGAEGARWADALLAPLLTHLPRRAQDPGSQELAATLASWLAFSSHATEHLKIHRNTLAARLRLIGELLGMDLNKVADQSALDLALCIRATPALPRPAPRLTGSAPESVRSLDEILRLPAVRAWAVQQLRPLGAPGAARGSADPHTTLRIWLEHEAQLGPAAAALRLSVPGARKRLTRLETVLQRSLLRTPSARYDLWLAFRALDLAGPG; this is translated from the coding sequence ATGCACGGACTCGCCCGGTCGGGCGGTTCCCCGGAGCTGCTGCGCTGGCTGTCGGGGCGCGCCGACGGCTGGGCGGGGCTGCTCGGCGGCGACGGAACCGTTCTGCACGGCGTCGCCCGGGCCCCCGACTCCTCGGCCGTCGGATCGGCCGCCCTCGCGGCGGAGGGCGCACGGGAACTGACCGCGCTCGGTGCCCGCTCCCTCTCGTTCGACAAGGACGCCCACACCGCCCTGCTCTACTCGCTGAACGCGCCGCCGGACGTTCCCGCACCGGTGCTCGCCGTGGTCGGCAGGCGTCCGCTGCCCGAGGGCCTGTCCCTGCTCCTCGCCGACGCGGCCCTGCCGCTGGCCCTGTGCTGGGCGGCCGAGACCGTCGAACGCAAGCGCCGTCGCGTCGACCTGGCGGAGTCCCGCGGCCGGGAAGCGGTGCTGCATCTGCTGATGACCGGCCAGTTGTCGATCGCGCACCAGGTCGCCGGCGCCCTCAAGCCCAGCCTGCCCGACCCGGTCCGGGTCTGCGTCGTCGAGTGCTCGGGCCGGGACCGGGACGAGGTGGCCCGCATCTGTACGGACCTCTCCGGCGGACGGTCCTGGATCGTGCGGTGCCCGGTGTACGCACGCCACCTGATCCTCATCGTGCCCGCACGCCCGGGGCAGGCGGACGGGCAGCTCGGCCCGCGGGTCGCCTCGGTGGTGGACGACTGCGTCGTCGGTATCAGCGAGGACGTGGCACTGGCCGACACGGCGACCGCGTACCGCCAGGCGTTCCACGCGCTCGCCGTCGCCCGCGGACTGCCGGAGCGCCACGCCCACTTCGGCTCGGCTCCCGGACTCGCCCTGGTGACCGGCGCGGAGGGCGCCCGGTGGGCGGACGCGCTGCTGGCCCCGCTGCTCACCCATCTGCCGCGTCGCGCCCAGGACCCGGGCAGCCAGGAACTCGCGGCGACCCTCGCCTCCTGGCTGGCGTTCTCCTCGCACGCGACCGAGCACCTGAAGATCCACCGCAACACACTGGCCGCACGGCTGCGGCTGATCGGCGAGCTGCTCGGCATGGACCTGAACAAGGTCGCCGACCAGTCCGCGCTCGACCTGGCCCTGTGCATCCGTGCCACGCCGGCCCTGCCGAGGCCCGCGCCCCGGCTGACCGGATCCGCCCCGGAGTCCGTACGCTCGCTGGACGAGATCCTGCGCCTTCCGGCGGTCCGTGCCTGGGCGGTGCAGCAGTTGCGGCCGCTCGGCGCCCCGGGGGCTGCCCGCGGCTCCGCCGATCCGCACACCACCCTGCGTATCTGGCTGGAGCACGAGGCCCAACTCGGCCCGGCCGCCGCGGCGCTGCGCCTCTCCGTGCCGGGGGCGCGCAAGCGGCTGACCCGGCTGGAGACCGTGCTCCAGCGCTCACTCCTGCGGACCCCGAGCGCCCGCTACGACCTGTGGCTCGCGTTCCGGGCGCTGGACCTCGCCGGCCCCGGATGA